One Mycolicibacterium goodii genomic region harbors:
- a CDS encoding LysR family transcriptional regulator has product MLLRQLEYFVAVARERHFARAAELCYVSQPALSTAIAKLERELDVTLIHRGQNFEGLTLEGERLVVWAKRLLAEHDGLKAEAAALRTGISGTLRLGTGPTVSTTTALPVAAFCNLHPKAKVSISSRLSSAELLRQLRDFELDAAIAHFGPEDRAGLEMVPLYKERYVLLVSGEQIAPGARSITWSDAAQLPLALLEPHMRFRQFIDKAFAENGVTPSPQVETDSVASLYALVATGAWASVVPHTWLRAVPQLGSARAVRLIQPETTAQISLAIHAGRGSAAARAFVNVAAGARLDDEFDLQAEHWLLK; this is encoded by the coding sequence ATGCTGTTGCGCCAGTTGGAGTACTTCGTCGCCGTGGCCCGCGAGCGTCACTTCGCCAGGGCCGCCGAACTCTGCTACGTCTCGCAGCCGGCCCTGTCCACGGCAATCGCGAAGCTCGAGCGTGAACTCGACGTCACGCTGATCCACCGCGGCCAGAACTTCGAGGGCCTGACGCTCGAAGGGGAACGGCTCGTGGTGTGGGCGAAGCGCCTGCTCGCCGAGCATGACGGCCTCAAGGCCGAAGCTGCCGCATTGCGCACCGGGATCTCCGGCACGTTACGGCTGGGCACCGGACCGACGGTGTCGACCACCACGGCTCTTCCGGTCGCCGCATTCTGCAATCTGCACCCGAAGGCCAAGGTCTCCATATCCTCTCGTCTGTCATCGGCGGAACTGCTGCGTCAACTCCGCGACTTCGAACTCGATGCCGCGATCGCACATTTCGGACCGGAGGATCGCGCCGGGCTCGAGATGGTGCCGTTGTACAAGGAGCGGTACGTGCTGCTGGTCTCCGGAGAACAGATCGCACCCGGTGCGCGCAGCATCACCTGGTCCGACGCCGCGCAGCTCCCGTTGGCCCTGCTCGAGCCCCACATGAGGTTCCGGCAGTTCATCGACAAGGCGTTCGCCGAGAACGGCGTGACACCATCGCCACAGGTGGAAACCGACTCGGTGGCGTCGCTGTACGCACTGGTGGCCACCGGCGCGTGGGCGAGCGTGGTGCCCCACACCTGGCTGCGGGCCGTTCCCCAGCTCGGATCGGCCAGGGCGGTGCGGTTGATCCAACCCGAGACCACCGCGCAGATCTCGCTGGCGATCCATGCCGGCCGCGGGTCGGCAGCTGCCCGCGCATTCGTCAATGTCGCTGCGGGGGCGCGCCTGGACGACGAGTTCGACCTCCAAGCCGAACACTGGCTGCTGAAGTGA